Proteins from a single region of Hyalangium ruber:
- a CDS encoding nucleic acid/nucleotide deaminase domain-containing protein, with protein MAQCNATGCTQEALPTKAKCFAHNYVALRAQGAKPTSFSQLSSAEQTAVGKVLFTQLQGTAAPLTEKFHTDNESAWGYALDSVAKSNVFGTCLALCVWQKQAVGTTDKSTVELVMGVNDSSTESNVTDKVKAATVAVSKELAAYKTSVRRVIFLNGTSGQIYAGGAPTAVTLAYDNRLTIHAEMRVLEYMHLHLGGDRGAGVARLADRHYIGISKLCCAKCEAILAAYNGWAGGWFTVERQGVHGRVDHQWHVPRALKRLTDGIAYWKTLKHALQT; from the coding sequence ATGGCCCAATGTAACGCCACAGGCTGTACGCAAGAGGCTCTGCCTACCAAGGCCAAGTGCTTTGCGCACAACTACGTCGCGCTGCGGGCGCAGGGAGCCAAGCCGACGTCCTTCTCCCAGCTCTCTTCCGCCGAGCAGACCGCTGTCGGCAAGGTGTTGTTCACCCAGCTCCAGGGCACCGCGGCTCCCCTCACCGAGAAGTTCCACACGGACAACGAGTCGGCCTGGGGCTACGCGCTGGACTCCGTGGCCAAGTCCAACGTGTTCGGTACCTGCCTGGCGTTGTGCGTCTGGCAGAAGCAGGCCGTCGGCACCACGGACAAGTCCACGGTGGAGCTGGTGATGGGCGTCAACGACAGCAGCACGGAGTCGAACGTCACCGACAAGGTCAAAGCCGCGACGGTGGCTGTCAGCAAGGAGCTGGCGGCGTACAAGACAAGCGTCCGTCGGGTGATCTTCCTCAACGGCACGAGCGGCCAGATCTACGCAGGCGGCGCGCCCACCGCGGTGACCCTCGCCTACGACAACCGGCTGACGATTCATGCCGAAATGCGCGTGCTCGAGTACATGCATCTGCACCTCGGAGGAGACCGAGGCGCGGGGGTGGCCAGGCTCGCGGATCGCCACTACATCGGCATCTCCAAGCTGTGCTGCGCCAAGTGCGAGGCCATTCTCGCAGCCTATAACGGATGGGCTGGCGGGTGGTTCACCGTCGAGCGGCAGGGAGTCCATGGGCGGGTGGACCACCAGTGGCACGTCCCCCGGGCACTCAAGCGACTCACCGACGGCATCGCGTATTGGAAGACGCTGAAGCACGCCCTGCAGACGTGA
- a CDS encoding c-type cytochrome — MRSLPLAYLAGTAILLATAAGGFVLVRDADVLALRLPTRILAPTQHAIEGPREAVEHFQCNRCHVVAGVEPESASLGENCVTCHQAINAGRLDLWYQEEEIARWNQNLTHLVRTPDLGSLGQRVKRSWLTGWLQAPHAVRPLYGATMPKLKIGPREAELIADFFAVTEEESGEPARGDAAAGRALYAKSQCASCHYRGDAPVASLRYGAPEFRSPSARRRAPDLRYVRSRMSLPQLRSWLVDPHRLLPDTEMPTFQFTPKEVEDLVTFLSEALPEVTAEPRPAPPPRLLDREVHYPEVAQKLSRHLCFHCHSDMSRPGDQGPGNTGGFGYDGVLLDLATREGILRGINRDGRFQGLPDRLEDGTPRLVASLRARHAELNGRYDPTVLGMPLGLPPLPDEDIDLIYTWIEQGAPE, encoded by the coding sequence ATGCGCTCCCTTCCCCTCGCCTACCTGGCCGGCACCGCGATCCTGCTGGCAACGGCCGCCGGCGGCTTCGTGCTGGTCCGCGATGCCGACGTGCTGGCGCTGCGCCTGCCGACGCGGATCCTGGCTCCCACACAGCACGCAATCGAGGGCCCCCGAGAAGCCGTGGAACACTTCCAGTGCAATCGGTGCCACGTGGTGGCCGGCGTCGAGCCGGAGTCGGCGTCCCTGGGCGAGAACTGCGTGACCTGCCATCAGGCCATCAACGCAGGGCGGCTCGACCTCTGGTACCAGGAGGAGGAGATCGCGCGCTGGAACCAGAACCTCACGCACCTGGTTCGGACCCCGGACCTTGGCTCGCTGGGCCAGCGCGTGAAGCGGAGCTGGCTCACCGGCTGGCTCCAGGCGCCGCACGCGGTGCGGCCGCTCTACGGGGCCACCATGCCCAAGCTGAAGATCGGCCCACGGGAAGCCGAGCTCATCGCCGACTTCTTCGCGGTGACCGAGGAGGAGTCCGGTGAGCCCGCGAGAGGAGACGCGGCGGCGGGCCGCGCGCTCTACGCGAAGAGCCAGTGCGCGAGCTGTCACTACCGTGGAGACGCTCCGGTCGCGTCCCTGCGCTACGGCGCGCCGGAGTTCCGTAGCCCCTCGGCCCGGCGGCGAGCCCCCGACCTCCGGTATGTGCGCAGCCGCATGTCGCTCCCGCAGCTTCGGAGCTGGCTGGTGGATCCGCACCGCCTCCTCCCCGACACCGAGATGCCCACCTTCCAGTTCACCCCGAAGGAGGTCGAGGATCTGGTGACCTTCCTGAGCGAAGCGCTGCCAGAGGTGACGGCCGAGCCACGACCCGCTCCTCCGCCCCGGCTGCTCGATCGCGAGGTGCATTACCCGGAGGTCGCGCAGAAGCTCTCACGCCATCTCTGCTTCCACTGCCACTCCGACATGAGCCGGCCGGGTGATCAGGGGCCGGGAAACACCGGCGGATTCGGCTACGACGGCGTCTTGCTCGATCTGGCCACCCGGGAGGGCATCCTCCGTGGCATCAACCGGGACGGTCGGTTCCAGGGGCTTCCGGATCGACTGGAGGATGGAACGCCCCGACTGGTCGCCAGCCTGCGCGCCCGCCACGCCGAGCTGAACGGGCGATACGACCCGACAGTCCTGGGCATGCCGCTGGGGCTCCCGCCCCTTCCTGACGAGGACATCGATCTGATCTACACGTGGATCGAGCAGGGCGCGCCCGAGTAG
- a CDS encoding DUF92 domain-containing protein, translated as MSQDLQALLVSYAYVGACVLVGEVAARRGVSREFSRKLIHVSVGLWVFGALALFEHRELAVVPSLTAAVANWVIHRKRLLKAVETEPDNLGTVWFALSFSVCLWVAWDQPSVAAGSLLAMVVGDALASLVGRRFGRHRYETLSGERKSLEGSLAMLAGTFLAVLAVLTWMPGLSPDMPRVSLAVLCAVVATCAEALGIRGRDNLWVPLSALAVLAWTPTAYATGLGMGAGVALLIGVAAWLRGSLSPSGVLGAIVVGAPVFGLAGTVGVAALLGFFFSSSALSKAFRERKAGVEAEYAKTGTRDLGQALANGGVAALAAVLLALTGDSRYLLAMLGALVAANADTWATELGVLSRSPPRLITTLRPVAPGTSGAVSGVGLLASTAGAAFVGILALLAGLSWKLLPWLVLAGVVGSLVDSFLGATVQDVRWCEPCARETERRIHRCGQPTRALRGLSWLGNDTVNGVATAAGALLAFWA; from the coding sequence ATGAGCCAGGATCTCCAGGCACTCCTCGTGTCCTATGCCTACGTGGGCGCGTGCGTTTTGGTGGGCGAGGTGGCGGCTCGACGCGGGGTGTCCCGGGAGTTCTCGCGCAAGCTCATCCATGTGAGCGTGGGCCTGTGGGTCTTCGGCGCGCTGGCGCTGTTCGAGCACCGGGAGCTGGCGGTGGTGCCCTCGCTGACGGCGGCGGTGGCCAACTGGGTCATCCACCGCAAGCGCCTGCTGAAGGCGGTGGAGACCGAGCCCGACAACCTGGGAACGGTCTGGTTCGCGCTCTCCTTCTCGGTGTGCCTCTGGGTGGCGTGGGACCAGCCCTCGGTAGCGGCGGGAAGCCTGCTGGCCATGGTCGTGGGGGATGCGCTGGCATCGCTGGTGGGCCGGCGCTTCGGCCGCCACCGCTATGAGACGCTCAGCGGGGAGCGGAAGAGTCTGGAGGGCTCGCTGGCCATGCTCGCGGGCACCTTCCTGGCCGTGCTGGCCGTGCTCACGTGGATGCCGGGCCTCTCGCCGGACATGCCCCGGGTGTCACTGGCCGTGCTGTGCGCCGTGGTGGCCACCTGCGCCGAAGCTCTCGGCATCCGGGGCCGGGACAACCTGTGGGTGCCGCTGAGCGCCCTGGCCGTGCTCGCCTGGACTCCGACTGCCTATGCCACGGGCCTGGGCATGGGCGCGGGGGTGGCCCTGCTCATTGGCGTGGCCGCCTGGCTTCGGGGCTCACTGAGTCCCAGCGGCGTACTGGGAGCGATCGTCGTCGGGGCACCGGTCTTCGGGCTGGCGGGCACGGTGGGGGTGGCGGCGCTGCTCGGCTTCTTCTTTTCTTCGAGCGCGCTGTCCAAGGCCTTCCGGGAGCGGAAGGCCGGCGTGGAGGCGGAGTACGCCAAGACAGGGACACGCGATCTGGGGCAGGCCTTGGCCAACGGTGGCGTGGCGGCGCTGGCGGCCGTGCTCCTGGCCCTCACGGGGGACTCGCGCTATCTGCTGGCGATGCTCGGCGCCCTGGTCGCAGCCAACGCGGACACGTGGGCCACGGAGCTGGGGGTTCTCTCTCGCTCCCCTCCCCGGCTGATCACCACCCTGCGGCCAGTGGCTCCCGGCACGTCCGGCGCGGTATCGGGAGTGGGACTGCTGGCCTCCACCGCGGGCGCCGCCTTCGTGGGAATCCTCGCCCTGCTGGCGGGCCTCTCGTGGAAGCTCCTGCCCTGGCTCGTGTTGGCGGGAGTCGTGGGCTCGTTGGTGGACAGCTTCCTCGGAGCCACGGTGCAGGACGTGCGCTGGTGCGAGCCCTGTGCCCGGGAGACCGAGCGCCGCATCCACCGCTGCGGCCAGCCCACCCGTGCCCTTCGGGGCTTGTCCTGGCTGGGCAACGACACCGTCAACGGGGTGGCCACCGCCGCAGGAGCCTTGCTGGCCTTCTGGGCATGA